In Candidatus Eisenbacteria bacterium, a single window of DNA contains:
- a CDS encoding DUF2088 domain-containing protein, which yields MKIPYGKACLECPSEEILGKPAMRWRGRRSAWQEMEPDQVLEELGETRSCACGPRQPPNWEPLSSFFPRAPRHPVLVVPDATRRGFWQDILPSLVVDLLMRWPATELKILVATGIHAEVSRDDIERHLRFGDHAAPADHDGRQAAASGRIKIVQHHSDEGNLPVGTTPRGTPVSIDRHYLESDARILLGGTSYHYFAGFGGGPKLVFPGLASRPGILMNHLRALGRGMSGWDPACAPAQIAGNPVAEDIAEAATLAPPHAVISTLGFGDQIGVVTMAGREDWVLSINRCRALYHRGHRVVLSAPLQGVIVDAGGYPRDRHLLQVHKSLQHAVRFLRPDGWILLIGECGEGFGSAGLLDMVKSLSLRSLSDVTAQEADAGHLQTAVALMTATGKRRVAFYSEISGKHPEQIRSLGWQPLATGRELEAWLRERSKGSWGWLSEADTVLPQ from the coding sequence ATGAAAATTCCCTACGGAAAAGCCTGCCTCGAATGTCCCTCGGAAGAGATTTTGGGTAAACCCGCCATGCGTTGGCGCGGCCGAAGGAGCGCCTGGCAGGAGATGGAGCCGGATCAGGTCCTCGAAGAACTGGGGGAGACCCGGTCCTGCGCCTGCGGGCCCCGGCAGCCGCCCAACTGGGAGCCGCTCTCTTCTTTTTTCCCAAGAGCGCCGCGCCATCCTGTTTTGGTTGTTCCCGACGCCACCCGCAGGGGGTTCTGGCAGGACATCCTTCCATCATTGGTGGTTGATCTGCTGATGCGATGGCCCGCGACGGAATTGAAGATTCTCGTCGCCACCGGAATTCATGCAGAGGTCTCACGGGATGATATCGAGCGTCATCTCCGGTTCGGCGATCACGCGGCGCCGGCGGATCACGATGGCCGGCAGGCCGCCGCATCGGGCCGCATAAAAATCGTTCAACACCATTCTGATGAGGGAAATCTTCCTGTGGGGACAACGCCACGGGGAACCCCCGTCTCCATCGACCGACACTATCTCGAATCCGACGCCCGGATTCTTTTGGGGGGGACCTCTTATCATTACTTCGCCGGATTCGGCGGCGGTCCCAAGCTTGTTTTTCCCGGATTGGCCTCCCGGCCGGGGATTCTGATGAACCATCTGCGGGCTTTGGGCCGCGGGATGTCAGGATGGGATCCGGCCTGCGCGCCGGCTCAGATCGCCGGCAATCCGGTTGCGGAGGATATCGCCGAGGCTGCGACCCTCGCGCCGCCCCATGCGGTGATCAGTACCCTCGGCTTCGGGGATCAGATCGGTGTTGTTACGATGGCGGGGCGGGAAGATTGGGTTCTGAGCATCAACCGCTGCCGCGCCCTTTATCATAGAGGGCACCGGGTTGTTTTGTCGGCGCCGCTGCAGGGTGTCATCGTGGATGCCGGCGGGTATCCGAGGGATCGCCATCTTCTTCAGGTTCACAAGAGCCTTCAACACGCTGTCCGATTCCTGCGTCCGGATGGATGGATCTTGTTGATCGGTGAGTGCGGGGAGGGTTTCGGTTCAGCGGGACTCCTCGATATGGTGAAAAGTCTGAGCCTGAGATCCTTATCTGATGTAACCGCCCAGGAAGCTGATGCGGGACATCTTCAGACAGCGGTCGCCCTCATGACAGCGACAGGGAAACGGAGGGTCGCCTTTTACTCAGAGATCAGCGGGAAGCACCCCGAGCAGATCCGCTCCCTGGGATGGCAGCCCCTGGCCACCGGCCGTGAGCTGGAGGCGTGGCTGCGGGAGCGCTCCAAGGGATCCTGGGGATGGCTGAGTGAGGCCGATACCGTTCTGCCGCAGTGA
- the purD gene encoding phosphoribosylamine--glycine ligase: protein MDSRLHHGEGPPLSEVEKVLIIGSGGREHALAWALSNSPSKPEIIGLPGNPGLAELGRCVAGNPSDNELVLEVVRREGIDFTIVGPEQPLVGGLTDRLRAAGHDVFGPSRHAAALEGSKVFSKTLMRSHGIPTAAFEIFTKPQDAIAFLKRQSFPQVLKVDGLAAGKGVFVTKTIEEAKSVVERVLVQKEFGSAGNRLIVEECLKGEEMSLFVLTNGSDAVLLPTAQDYKRAEDKDAGPNTGGMGATAPVVSWSPALERRAMDEVILPTLEAMQGEGRPYTGLLYAGLMVDEGRPDVLEFNCRFGDPETQVVLPILKGDLLQALSWASGRDTQTPDLELSDQWAATVVLTSKGYPGSYAKGFPISGISKARELPGAFIFHAGTAWAEIGPTGRGESPFHPSPAPFGGAKSPEGSMNSNHRIVTTGGRVLNAVGRGDDLPSALRRAYEAASLVTFEGKTMRRDIGHRGIAALKEGKI, encoded by the coding sequence ATGGATTCAAGGCTGCATCATGGGGAGGGTCCGCCATTGAGTGAAGTCGAGAAGGTTCTCATCATCGGGTCCGGCGGCCGGGAACATGCCCTGGCATGGGCCCTCTCGAATTCCCCGAGCAAACCCGAAATCATCGGATTGCCTGGGAATCCAGGACTCGCGGAATTGGGCCGGTGTGTCGCTGGAAATCCATCCGACAATGAATTGGTTCTTGAAGTGGTGCGCCGTGAAGGGATCGATTTCACCATTGTCGGTCCGGAACAACCCCTTGTCGGCGGATTGACCGATCGCCTGCGGGCCGCCGGGCATGATGTCTTCGGTCCCTCCCGTCATGCGGCCGCTCTCGAGGGCAGCAAGGTCTTCTCAAAAACCCTCATGCGTTCCCACGGCATCCCCACCGCCGCGTTCGAGATCTTCACCAAACCGCAGGATGCGATCGCCTTTCTCAAGCGGCAGTCCTTTCCACAGGTCCTCAAGGTCGACGGCCTCGCCGCGGGGAAAGGAGTTTTTGTCACGAAGACGATTGAGGAAGCCAAGTCGGTTGTGGAAAGGGTGCTGGTTCAGAAAGAGTTCGGCAGCGCCGGCAACCGGCTTATTGTAGAAGAGTGTCTCAAGGGTGAAGAGATGTCCCTCTTCGTTTTGACCAACGGCTCCGATGCAGTGTTGCTGCCGACCGCACAGGATTATAAAAGAGCCGAGGATAAAGATGCCGGGCCGAACACGGGGGGGATGGGAGCGACGGCGCCGGTTGTCAGCTGGTCGCCCGCGTTGGAACGGCGCGCCATGGACGAGGTGATCCTCCCGACCCTCGAGGCCATGCAGGGGGAAGGCCGCCCCTATACGGGGCTGCTCTATGCGGGTCTCATGGTGGATGAGGGGCGTCCGGATGTCTTGGAATTCAACTGCCGCTTTGGTGACCCTGAAACACAGGTCGTTTTACCCATCCTAAAGGGCGATCTGCTGCAGGCTCTTTCCTGGGCGTCGGGCCGTGATACACAGACCCCGGATTTAGAGTTGTCGGATCAGTGGGCTGCAACGGTTGTTCTCACCTCAAAGGGATATCCGGGCTCGTATGCCAAGGGATTTCCCATCAGTGGGATTTCCAAAGCGCGAGAGCTACCCGGAGCTTTTATCTTCCATGCCGGAACAGCTTGGGCTGAGATCGGACCGACGGGCCGGGGTGAATCCCCCTTTCATCCATCACCCGCTCCTTTCGGCGGCGCGAAATCGCCCGAGGGTTCGATGAACAGCAACCACCGGATCGTGACAACCGGCGGCCGTGTCCTCAATGCCGTTGGAAGGGGGGATGACCTTCCCTCCGCCTTGCGACGCGCTTATGAGGCGGCGAGTCTTGTCACATTCGAGGGGAAGACGATGAGGCGCGATATAGGGCATAGGGGTATCGCGGCTTTGAAGGAAGGAAAGATCTGA
- the purE gene encoding 5-(carboxyamino)imidazole ribonucleotide mutase translates to MTGTQKKTRPAPKSGAKQETKPRVGILYGSVNDESIVVEAIKILEGTFKIPCESKVLSAHRTPDATRTYVKGAKARGIKILIGVAGLAAHLPGVIASYTSLPVLGVPVAGPNLDGMDALLSIVQMPAGVPVGTLGIGKVGARNAALLAARILALENKEIADRLDKLIQHMAEGGRV, encoded by the coding sequence ATGACGGGAACGCAAAAGAAAACCAGACCCGCGCCAAAATCGGGCGCAAAGCAAGAGACAAAGCCACGGGTCGGCATTCTCTACGGCAGCGTGAATGATGAATCGATTGTGGTTGAAGCGATCAAAATCCTCGAAGGAACTTTTAAGATCCCCTGCGAAAGCAAGGTCCTCTCCGCTCATCGGACGCCCGATGCCACCCGCACATATGTTAAAGGTGCCAAGGCCAGGGGGATAAAGATCCTCATCGGTGTCGCCGGATTGGCGGCGCATCTCCCCGGTGTGATCGCCTCTTATACATCCCTTCCCGTACTCGGCGTCCCTGTCGCCGGACCCAATCTGGATGGGATGGACGCCTTGCTCTCAATCGTTCAGATGCCGGCCGGTGTCCCTGTCGGAACCCTGGGGATCGGCAAGGTGGGCGCGCGAAACGCCGCCCTTCTCGCGGCTCGTATTTTGGCCCTGGAGAACAAAGAGATCGCCGATCGTCTCGATAAGCTGATCCAGCACATGGCTGAAGGCGGGAGGGTGTGA
- a CDS encoding deoxyhypusine synthase family protein, translated as MNRHTLQHLHLSPGPGDPPPQKSRPSQNSSPPAAIEFLNADGVRDLLQNELSRTERLRFLLISRKALIDECAPFDVIPLLKAGVFDAIIASPLLLQLELGLHPQMSNGDPAPVASIQEARGVLWLHDVAIEKRLLSNPRAVSSYLLSSPPFQHIMPSSALSQKLGRYLKEKERLLKEPESLLSVAYTLGVPILTPYLIASQLGKLLAALALGGNRLTHDPAIDLNEMAGMIHESQQSGAGSLFVSLCGSGPLWFVLRTLQFLDTSLGIKTDQARILTLLADSCIKRDLKETPSVQILKEEAPSKIFSAYITNMPSREIMAQLDELASALPERAPRSLENHREDLVERLRKSHMEATTLKRWPPLRMRFPKRG; from the coding sequence ATGAACCGGCATACATTACAGCATCTGCATCTATCGCCCGGTCCGGGAGATCCTCCTCCACAGAAAAGCAGGCCGTCACAGAACTCCTCACCACCGGCGGCCATCGAGTTTCTCAATGCGGATGGAGTCCGCGACCTTCTTCAAAACGAACTATCCCGTACCGAAAGATTGCGATTTCTCCTCATCTCGCGCAAAGCCCTCATCGATGAGTGCGCGCCCTTCGATGTGATCCCCTTGCTCAAGGCCGGTGTCTTTGACGCCATTATCGCCAGCCCGCTTCTGCTTCAATTGGAACTCGGCCTGCATCCTCAGATGTCGAATGGCGACCCGGCGCCGGTCGCGTCGATCCAAGAAGCCCGGGGCGTTCTCTGGCTTCACGACGTCGCCATTGAGAAGAGGCTGTTATCCAATCCCAGGGCGGTATCATCCTATCTGCTCTCTTCACCCCCGTTCCAACATATCATGCCGTCATCAGCCTTATCCCAGAAGCTGGGACGGTATTTAAAAGAGAAAGAACGGCTTTTAAAAGAGCCCGAAAGCCTGCTGTCGGTAGCCTATACATTGGGGGTGCCGATTCTGACGCCATATCTCATCGCCTCACAGCTTGGAAAACTTCTCGCGGCGTTGGCGCTGGGAGGGAACCGCCTGACTCATGATCCGGCCATTGATCTCAACGAAATGGCGGGAATGATCCATGAGTCTCAACAATCCGGCGCCGGATCCCTCTTTGTTTCGCTCTGCGGCAGCGGACCTTTGTGGTTCGTCCTCAGAACACTTCAATTCCTCGACACCTCGCTCGGTATTAAGACGGACCAGGCGCGGATCCTGACACTGCTTGCCGATTCGTGCATTAAGCGGGATTTGAAGGAGACACCTTCGGTTCAAATTTTAAAGGAAGAAGCCCCGTCCAAGATCTTCTCGGCCTATATAACAAATATGCCTTCACGTGAAATAATGGCGCAGCTCGATGAGCTTGCCTCCGCCCTCCCCGAACGCGCCCCGCGATCGCTTGAAAACCATAGAGAAGACCTTGTCGAGCGTCTTCGCAAATCGCACATGGAGGCCACGACATTGAAGAGATGGCCGCCGCTGCGGATGCGCTTCCCAAAACGAGGTTAG
- a CDS encoding threonylcarbamoyl-AMP synthase, translating to MAAHVRNPKFNVDLGDLFPPRPGTPSEAGWGRFVDLMREGGVGILPTDTVYGLHSRWDHSGARYRILRLKGRPAGSSLLCLINSMEMLEWVASPPQTPLFQKLKGYWPGALTMILPAGPAAPPAVQTNGTVAVRWPDDPFLNRLVEDIGVPLLSSSANPSGREPATTIQEISENWKSQVDAIIDGGPRARPPSTLIRVPTVGRIDILRQGDIKIEFDG from the coding sequence ATGGCCGCTCATGTCAGGAATCCGAAATTTAATGTTGATCTAGGGGATCTCTTCCCGCCCAGACCCGGAACGCCTTCCGAGGCCGGCTGGGGCCGCTTCGTCGATCTCATGAGAGAGGGAGGGGTCGGCATCCTGCCGACAGATACCGTCTACGGCCTTCACAGCCGATGGGACCATTCTGGAGCCCGCTACCGGATCCTGAGACTCAAAGGACGTCCGGCCGGTTCGTCTCTGTTGTGCTTGATCAACTCGATGGAGATGCTGGAATGGGTGGCTTCACCGCCGCAAACCCCGCTTTTTCAGAAATTAAAGGGGTACTGGCCCGGCGCCCTCACCATGATTCTTCCGGCGGGCCCGGCGGCGCCGCCTGCCGTTCAGACCAATGGAACGGTTGCCGTCCGGTGGCCGGATGACCCCTTTCTCAATCGTTTGGTAGAGGATATTGGGGTTCCTCTTCTCTCCAGCAGCGCCAATCCATCAGGACGAGAGCCGGCGACGACGATTCAGGAAATTTCCGAAAATTGGAAAAGCCAGGTGGATGCCATCATCGATGGTGGGCCCCGCGCCCGCCCCCCCTCGACGCTGATCCGTGTTCCAACGGTGGGCCGGATCGACATCCTCCGTCAAGGGGATATCAAGATCGAGTTTGATGGGTGA
- a CDS encoding low molecular weight protein arginine phosphatase: MGEKLFHVMVVCTGNICRSPIGEGLLTHRLRDLPVLVDSAGTAAPEGVPASQHGVDVCAERGLDISKHRSRLLTRTLLGDVDLVLVMEPYHQMEILTMAPDLADRVFIITEFVGEGDEGVGDPIGAGRYAYEETYAILERLTEKADPLIREMVNAKTQAGETHS, encoded by the coding sequence ATGGGGGAAAAGCTGTTTCATGTCATGGTTGTCTGCACCGGCAATATCTGCCGGAGCCCGATCGGGGAGGGACTGCTCACACATCGGCTGAGGGATTTGCCGGTCCTCGTCGACTCCGCCGGCACGGCCGCGCCCGAAGGGGTTCCCGCTTCACAACACGGCGTGGATGTGTGCGCCGAGCGGGGACTTGATATCAGCAAGCACCGCTCCCGGCTGCTGACCCGGACGCTCCTCGGTGATGTCGATTTGGTTCTGGTCATGGAGCCGTATCACCAGATGGAGATTCTCACGATGGCGCCGGATCTCGCCGACCGGGTTTTTATCATCACGGAATTCGTCGGCGAGGGGGACGAAGGTGTTGGGGATCCGATTGGGGCGGGCCGCTATGCCTATGAAGAAACATATGCCATCTTGGAGCGCCTCACGGAAAAGGCCGATCCGCTGATTCGCGAAATGGTCAATGCCAAGACTCAAGCCGGAGAAACCCACTCATGA
- the rpiB gene encoding ribose 5-phosphate isomerase B gives MVIGSDHRGYKLKAHFITWLESKGFVVEDAGPKSPDAADYPDYALAVARKVVAGVDTWGILICSNGVGMAMTANKVKGIRAALCCTPAMADQSRRHNNANVLCLGADNQSMEAGLEILESWLKASFEGGRHEKRVQKMMAAERLCD, from the coding sequence ATGGTCATCGGTTCCGATCATAGGGGTTATAAGTTAAAAGCCCATTTTATAACCTGGCTGGAGTCCAAGGGATTCGTTGTTGAAGATGCCGGTCCCAAATCTCCCGATGCCGCCGATTATCCCGATTACGCGCTCGCCGTCGCCCGTAAGGTCGTCGCAGGTGTGGATACCTGGGGAATCCTTATCTGCTCCAACGGCGTCGGCATGGCCATGACCGCGAATAAGGTGAAGGGGATCCGCGCCGCGCTCTGCTGCACACCCGCCATGGCGGATCAGAGCCGCCGCCATAACAATGCCAATGTGCTTTGCCTCGGGGCCGACAATCAGTCGATGGAGGCGGGCCTTGAGATTTTAGAAAGCTGGCTCAAGGCGTCGTTTGAGGGCGGCCGTCATGAGAAACGCGTTCAGAAGATGATGGCCGCGGAGAGATTGTGTGATTAG
- a CDS encoding histidine triad nucleotide-binding protein: MKDCLFCRIIAGEIPADKVYEDDLIIAFRDVNPQAPTHILLIPKEHIATVNDLQKDHAELIGHIHLQARALAASEGIDELGYRIVVNCLADAGQSVFHLHFHLLGGRSMKWPPG, translated from the coding sequence ATGAAGGATTGTCTATTTTGCAGGATTATCGCCGGTGAGATTCCGGCGGATAAAGTCTATGAAGATGATTTGATCATCGCCTTTCGCGATGTCAATCCTCAGGCGCCGACCCACATCTTGTTGATCCCGAAAGAGCATATTGCCACGGTGAACGATCTTCAGAAGGACCATGCGGAGCTCATCGGCCACATTCATCTTCAGGCGCGGGCGTTGGCCGCGTCCGAGGGGATCGATGAATTGGGGTATCGCATCGTCGTCAACTGTCTTGCCGACGCGGGACAGAGCGTTTTTCATCTCCATTTCCACCTTCTGGGCGGGCGTTCGATGAAGTGGCCTCCGGGTTGA
- a CDS encoding MoxR family ATPase, translated as MDLQAIKAQLEELTPAINATEEQIARVIVGQKDMVRKLLVGLLADGHVLLEGVPGLAKTLAVRALSGAIQARFSRIQFTPDLLPSDLTGTMVYNPRSGEFTVHKGPVFTNIVLADEINRAPAKVQSALLEAMQERQVTLGETTYPLEEPFLVLATQNPIEQEGTYPLPEAQVDRFMLKLRVGYPSPEEEKEILGRMTGSHVPEVRQVITPKNILDSRAVVRQIYMDEKITDYIVQIIFASREPERVGLHIGGLIAYGASPRGTINLALAAKAHAFISGRPYVVPEDVKAIAPDVLRHRILTTYEAEAEEVSSDDLVQKILDHVEVP; from the coding sequence ATGGATCTGCAAGCCATTAAGGCGCAATTGGAAGAGTTGACCCCGGCGATCAACGCGACGGAAGAGCAAATAGCCCGCGTCATTGTCGGGCAGAAGGATATGGTTCGGAAACTCCTTGTGGGCCTCCTGGCTGATGGCCACGTCCTGTTGGAGGGCGTTCCCGGCTTGGCCAAGACCCTTGCGGTCAGGGCTCTGTCGGGAGCGATTCAGGCCCGTTTCAGCCGGATTCAGTTCACGCCCGATCTGCTGCCCTCCGATCTTACCGGGACGATGGTCTACAATCCCCGCTCGGGGGAGTTCACCGTCCACAAGGGACCGGTCTTTACCAATATTGTCCTTGCCGATGAGATCAACCGAGCGCCGGCAAAGGTACAGAGCGCCCTGTTGGAAGCGATGCAGGAACGGCAGGTCACACTGGGGGAAACCACCTATCCCCTCGAAGAACCCTTCCTCGTCCTCGCCACACAAAACCCGATTGAGCAAGAGGGGACCTACCCGTTGCCGGAGGCGCAGGTCGATCGTTTCATGCTCAAACTGCGCGTCGGGTATCCCAGTCCCGAAGAAGAGAAAGAGATCTTGGGGCGGATGACGGGCAGCCACGTACCTGAGGTGCGGCAGGTGATCACGCCGAAGAACATTCTTGACAGCCGTGCCGTGGTTCGCCAGATCTATATGGATGAGAAGATCACTGATTATATTGTACAAATTATCTTTGCCAGCCGGGAGCCGGAAAGGGTGGGTCTCCACATCGGAGGACTGATCGCCTACGGCGCCTCTCCCCGGGGCACGATTAATCTCGCCCTGGCCGCGAAGGCCCACGCCTTCATCAGCGGCAGGCCCTATGTCGTCCCAGAAGATGTTAAAGCGATAGCTCCCGATGTCTTGCGCCATCGCATCCTGACAACCTATGAAGCGGAAGCCGAGGAGGTCAGCTCCGATGACCTGGTCCAAAAAATCCTGGACCACGTGGAAGTTCCGTAA